The genomic stretch TTCCAGAAGATCTTAGTAATGCAATAAGCAAATGTGTTTTATCAACACAATTACCACTTTTAGAACTAAGTGTCCCAGTAGCTCCTTTTTTTGTGTTATAGTAAAAACTATAAGATACTTTATCCCTTACCCAGTTAAATATAGCTTTTGCTTTAGATAGCTGTGTAGTGTATCCTTTTGTTATACTTTTAGCTAATGATTGTATTTTTGCATTTGTAGATTGACAATTTTTACTAGGATTTAAGTATTTAGTTAATGATTCTCCATTATATTTACTGTTTAAAATACTAGAAGGAACTTTTTCTTTACTTGAATCTGTAGTTGGTGATGATGAACTATCTCTAGAATATTTAGGAATATACTTGTTTATTTTGTTGTTTTTACTTATTTTTACTGATAAGGAACTTGGTAACTTAGAGCCATGAGAGTTACTCCAATGAAGTAGCTTTGAAAACTGATATATTGTTGTTTGATATTGCATCTTCCCTAGTTTAGTTGATAAGTAGTTAGGTGCTTTATTATATTTCTTCATGAATTTAATAAGATTCTTTGAATATGCATAATACTGAGCTTTAGATAGTTTCCCTTTAACAGTAACACCAGTTGGTTTTGATGGGTTTGAAATCCCATACTTCACAGTAACTTGAGAATTTTTACCATTATATTTGTAATAAGTTGTTACACTCATTAAATACATAAATTCTGGCATTGAAAATTTGTATCCTGCTATAGTAACATAATTTGGTAACTTTTTGTATTTTTTAATATATTTATAGACTGAACTAGCTGCATTTAATATCTGGCTTTGGGTGAGTTTACTTGGTTTTTCATCCCCACCTGCAGCAAATTTCTTTTCAGTGTCTGTCTTTATTGATTCATGCTGATTAGTACTATTATTTGAGCTTAAATTATTAGTAATATTAGAAGAATTCACATTAGAAGAAGTTGTATTAGAA from Methanobrevibacter arboriphilus JCM 13429 = DSM 1125 encodes the following:
- a CDS encoding transglutaminase-like domain-containing protein codes for the protein MVMLSLFFLSIGVTFASDVNYNENVNFEDKNILNNVNNEIYGESDASNVLNSNDQLNSDVNSSVDPINTSSDNLLNTNNSNTLNSNNTNVSSDGILNTDTSNVNTSNTTSSNVNSSNITNNLSSNNSTNQHESIKTDTEKKFAAGGDEKPSKLTQSQILNAASSVYKYIKKYKKLPNYVTIAGYKFSMPEFMYLMSVTTYYKYNGKNSQVTVKYGISNPSKPTGVTVKGKLSKAQYYAYSKNLIKFMKKYNKAPNYLSTKLGKMQYQTTIYQFSKLLHWSNSHGSKLPSSLSVKISKNNKINKYIPKYSRDSSSSPTTDSSKEKVPSSILNSKYNGESLTKYLNPSKNCQSTNAKIQSLAKSITKGYTTQLSKAKAIFNWVRDKVSYSFYYNTKKGATGTLSSKSGNCVDKTHLLIALLRSSGIAARYANGQAQFTSGNTYGHVWAQVLIGDTWVVADTTSSKNSFGVVNNWKPSSAKIYGYYSSISF